Below is a window of Thermodesulfomicrobium sp. WS DNA.
ACGGAGGATGACGCTATTGCCTGCCTTCAGGCACAAGATAGCGGCATCGATAGTCACATTGGGACGAGACTCGTAGATGATGGCAATAACCCCCAGCGGGATGCGCATGCGCCCTACCATGAGACCATTGGGCCGGGTGGTCACTTGCTCCATTTCCCCGATGGGATCGGGCAGCGCTGCCACATGGCGGCAGGCCGCACACATGGCGGCAATGCCGGCCTCGGTCATGCGCAGCCGCTCCATGCGAGCGCTATCCAGTCCTGCTTGCTGTGCCTTGTCCAGATCTTGGGCATTGGCACCTAAAATCTCCGCCTGGTGCGCCTCCAGCAGCTGGGCAAGTCCAAGCAGCGCGGCGTTCCGAGCCGCACCACTGGAGGTCGCCAAGATCCGCGAGGCATCTTTGGCCTCACGGGCAAGGGTGCGCAGTTGCATCTCCAATTCCATACGGTACTTCCCCCTTGAAAAAATCGATTGTAGGCGAGTCTCTAGCCAAACCCCGGCACGAGGGCAAGAAAATGGCGCCAACTGATGCCCGCCATACGCCGAATACACATCCTCGAAAAAGGCCAGTAGCCCCAAACCAGTACCGCGCGCCCAAGCGGACTGCAGCAATACGCATCAAGCGCAGCCCCAAACTTCACGCAGCCCTGGCCTCTCGCCATTTGACCTTCCCCCGCTTTCGGCCTACATCCGCCCCCAGCTTACAATTTTGAACAATCATCCCGAGGTTTGTCATGCAGCACACTCCCCATCCAGACCTTCTCCACAACCTTCAGCAGGAAATGGACGACGACCTCCATCCCGTTCTGCGCTGGATCGTGGATCACATCAAGGCCCTCGGCATCGCCGCGGCAACTCTTGTTGCTTTGGTCGCCGGGTGGAGTGCATTGGAGCACTATCAGGACGTGCAGCTTGCCCGCACCCAGGAAGCGCTCGCGCGCCTCGCCCAGCAGCCCCCAAGCGCCCAGACGGTTGCCGGCCTCAAAGCTCTGGCGGCCGAGCACCCCAAGATTGCCGTTGCCGCTTTGCTTGAGGCCGCGGTCCATGCAGGGGCCTTGCAGGACAGCGCCGAAGAAGCTGGGCTGTGGCAGCACGTGGCCACGCGCGCCGATTCGCTCACTGCCGTAGCGACGCTGGCGCAGGTTCAGGCGCTGATACGCGCCCAACGCTTTGCCGAGGCCCTGGCGCTCACCCAGCAAACCTCCTGGCCGGAAGGACTCAAGCCGCTGGCCTTGAGTGCCCAGGCATTTGCGGCAGAAAGCGCTGGAAAGCCCGCCCAAGCCCTGGCTGCCTATCAGGAACTCAAGACCTTGGTCTCGGGCAGCCCGTACATCGACGCCAAGATCACCCTGCTGCAGAAAAACCCCAAATAGGTGCAATCGCCACGTGCTCCCTCTGGCAGATCCCATGAACGCCTTTGACAGCCTGCACGCCTTCACCATCTTGCACGCACTCCTTCGGGACCTCGATCCTCTCGGGCCCTTGCAGACCAGTCTCGAGACGCTGTTGCAGCGCACCGCGCAAGCCATGGGCTACCGCCGTATGGGGGTCGCCATCTTCGACCCCAAGACCAATACCATCTCTTTCGACCTCTTCTACGGCCACCACGGCCAGGCCAAGGCGGTCTACACACCAGGCCAAGGGGTCACGGGCCAGGTGGTGCAGACCGGCCAACCCATTGTCGTGGAAAACATGGCCAGCGACCCCCGCTTTCTCAACAAGGCCTTGGGGCGGCCCAAAGAGGAACTCCACGAGCTCGCCTTTGTCTGTGTGCCGATACACCGCACCACCACCCAAGGAACGCCGGAGGTCCTCGGTGTACTCAGCGCCGACATCCCCCGCCAAGAAAGGCGCAGCCTCGACGGACACCAGGCCTTTCTCGAGGTCCTTGCCGCGGTCATCGCCCGCCAAACGGCATATCTCCAGGAGGCCATGGCCCAAAAAGAGCTCTGGGCGTCCATGGGTTTTTTGGGGGAGGCGAGCGAGCGCGCCAAGGCCCTGAGCCAAAGCAAGATCGTGGCCACATCCAAGGCCATGTCCTTTGTCATGGGGCAAGTGCTTCAAGTGGCCCCGAGTAAAGCCGCCGTGCTCTTGCGGGGGGAGTCAGGCACCGGCAAGGAGCTCATCGCCGAGGCCATCCACAACGCCAGCCCTCGCCGGGACCGGCCGCTGGTGCGCCTCAACTGCGCCGCCCTCCCTTCGGACCTCTTGGAAAGCGAGCTCTTCGGGCACGAGCGTGGGGCCTTCACCGGCGCGGTGAGCGCCAAGAAGGGCCGTTTCGAACTGGCCCATACCGGCACCCTGTTTTTGGACGAAATCGGCGAGCTCTCCCCAGAGGCGCAGGCCAAACTCCTGCGCGCCCTGCAAGAAGGCGAAGTCCAACGGGTGGGGAGCGAAAAGCCCATTACCGTGGACGTACGCATCATCTGCGCCACCCACCAACCCTTGGAACAGCTCATCAAGACCGGCAAATTCCGCGAAGACCTCTACTACCGCATCAACGTGTTCCCCATCTTCATCCCTCCCCTGCGGGAGCGGCGCGAGGACATCCTGCCGCTGGCGGAGTATTTTCTCCAATGGTTTTGCACGGAATATGGCAAAACCATCAAACGCATCTCCATGCCCGCCATAGATTTGCTCACGCAATACGCCTGGCCGGGGAACGTGCGCGAACTGCGCAACTGCATGGAACGGGCCACTCTTATCTGCAATGAAGAGGCCATACGCACATATCATCTTCCACCGACGCTGCAGACCGCCGAAAGCTCGGCCACGGATATTCAGCTCTCTTTTGGAGAGGCGGTGGCAAAATTCGAGCAGGAGCTCTTGATCGAGGCGCTTCAGCGATGCAGGGGCAACATGCTCCAGGTTGCCCGGGATCTGCGAACAAGCTACCGCATCATCCACTACAAGATCAAAAAATACAATATTGACCCCAAAAAATACGCCAAGCGCCAGCGTGGCCATCCAAGCTCATCTTCGTCATGAAACGCATTCTGGTCGTGGATGACGATCCTCTCTTTCGCACCGCCATCTCCCATTGGCTTACCGAATCCGGATACACGGCGCTCGAAGCAGCGGACGCCGCGTCCGCCTTGCAATGCTTTACTGATCAACGCCCCCATGCGGTGCTCCTCGACCTCATCCTCGGCGAAGACGACGCGCTGCCCCTTTTGCGGACCATGCGCGATCTGCGCCCCCACGTCCCCATTCTCGTTGTCTCGGCAAAAGACCATGCCCAATACGCCACCCAAGCATTCAAGTCCGGGGCGTGGGAATACATCATCAAGCCTGTTGCCAGCCTGGAAATTCTCGCACAAACCATCCACAGCTGTTTGGAACAAAGTCGGCTCCAAGAGCGCATGCGCGCCACACAAGCGCGGCTGCATACACTCGTCCACAACCTCCCCATCATCCTCTTCAGCTTCACCAAAAGTCTCGATTTTACATTTCTTACTCCAAAAACCGAGCATGTTTTGGGCTACAGCGTAGCGGAGCTCCAAAACTATCCCCTCAAGTTTCTCCATCTCATCCATAAAGAGGACCGAAAAACATTTCTGAGCAACATCGCCCATATCTTTGATGGCACCCACTTTGAGTCCAAAATGGACTTCCGCTTCACCCATAAGCAAGGCTACCCATTGGTGCTCCAAGTGCACTTCATCGCCAGCCGCCACGCAAGCGAACCCCAGCGGGTGGAAGGGATCCTGCTCGATATCACTCACCACACCTACTTGGACCGCATGTTTCTCTCCAACGAACGCCAGATGGCGCTCCATACCCTCGCGCAAGAACTGGCCCATGAAGTCCGTAACCCCCTCGTGGCCTTGGGCGGACTGGCACGCATCCTTGAGGAACGCTACCCGGCTGACGCGGAATGTGCCCTTTTGCGCCAGGAATGCCATCGTCTGGACACGATCTGGGAGCGTTTGGAGCCGCTCTTGGACCCCCCGCCTGCCGCCATGGAAACCATCTCCATTGCCAGCGCTGTGACCTTCCTTTTCCGCATCCTCAGCCACCACTTGGAGCGCATGGGCATCAGGTGGGAAATCCGTGAGGAAGCAGCGCCCGTAGTGCAGGCCAGCGTTGAGCTCACCCACCGAGCGTTGCTCTCGGTCATCCAGTATGCCCAAGACACCCTCGCCTCTGGCGGCCACATCCTGGTGCGGATCCTGGGTGACGGACAATCCGCCGGCGTGGACCTCGTGCTCTCTGACGCCCCGCTTGCCCACGTGGGGCACCAGCATCTGGAAGTATGCCGCCGTCTCATGGCCCGCCAAAACGGACGCATGGAGGTGCACGCCTCGGCCCCAACCCTCACGGTGCGGCTGCGTCTGCCGTGCGTCCATCCCGGTCTTGTGTCCGCGGACACTTTTCCCTAACGTTCCGGCGCGTTGTACCGTCATTGCCAAGGAGCCCACATGAGCAACACCCTCTCCTGCGTCACCCTCGCCGATCAAGAGCTCACGCGGCTCTTTCGGCCCTTTGCCCTGAAAATGGAAGAGCAGGGCATGCCTGCCATCGTCATCAATACCTTCAAGTGTTACTTCAACCAATTTCTCTACGGCGCTCAAGGTAAGCTCTCGGACCGGGAAATCCTCCCGGTGGAGGACCGGGAACTGCCGGACTACGAACAATTGGAGGAGTATAAAGAAGACGGCGAAAAGGCCCTGCGCCACACCGTAGTCATCAAGCTCAACGGCGGACTGGGCACGAGCATGGGACTCGAAGGCCCCAAAAGCCTGATCCCGGTCAAAGATGGCTGCACCTTTCTCGACCTCATTCTCATGCAGGCGCAGAAAGTTCGGCAGCGCTACGGCGTGGAGTTTCCGCAAGTCTTCATGAACAGCTTCCGCACCCACACCGAGACCATGCTCGCCATCCAAGGATTCTCCAATGGCAGCACCGGCATTCCCTTGGCGTTCTTACAGCACCGTTTCCCCAAGATCCTTGCCCAGGACCTCACGCCCGCCAAATGGCCAAAGGATCCAGAGCTCGAGTGGAATCCCCCGGGACACGGCGATATTTACACGGCCCTCGTGACCTCGGGCATGCTCGATGCTTTGCTGGAAAACGACTACTACTACGCCTTTATCTCCAACGCCGACAACCTCGGCGCCATCATGAATCGCCGCCTTTTGGGCTATATGGTGCGGCACAATCTCCCGTTCCTCATGGAAGTGGCTCGACGCACGGAGCAGGACAAAAAAGGCGGCCATCTCTGTCGGCTGCTCAAGACCAACCGTCTGGCCTTGCGGGAAGTGGCCCAGTGCCCGGACTGCGAAATGGATTCGTTCTCGGACATCGAAAAGTTCCGTTTCTTCAACACCAACTCCATCTGGGTGGACCTCCGGGTGCTCCAGTCCGTGTTCGTCTCGCACCGGCTTATGCCGCTGGACCTCATCATCAACCCCAAGACCCTGGATCCCCGCGATCCCCAGTCGCCGGCGGTGTTTCAACTGGAAACCGCCATGGGGTCCGCCATCAGCAGCTTCTACAACGCCCAGGCCGTGGTGGTGCCACGCAAGCGCTTTGCCCCGGTGAAGACCACCGCAGACCTGCTTTTGGTCATGTCGGATCTTTTTTTGCGCACCGAGCACGACACCATCGTGCCCAACCCCAAGCGGACCACTCCCATGCCCACCATCCGTTTGGATGAAAAATTTTACAAAAAGATCGACATGTTTCTGCAACGATTTCCAAGCGGCGCCCCAAGCCTCATGGAGTGCGACTCTCTTCGGGTGGAGGGCGACGTCACCTTCGAGGCCGACATCCGGCTCTCGGGACATGTCCACATCGTCAACGCCACTGCCCTGCCGCAGCGTATCCCGGCAGGAACCCATCTCACCGGAGAGGTCCACCTCTAACCCCCAACCCCACTTGCGGAGTCCGTATGCGATCTTCCTCCCGAACCGCGCTCAGCATCCTGGCCATCGTCGCCGCAGCGACCCTGCTTGCCTTGTGCTTCAACCAGTGGCGGCCCACTCCCTTGGCATGGGTGCGCACCGAGGCCTTCGTCCCCGCTCCGGCCCCAGCACCTGCGCAGCCAAGCATCCACGAGGCGCCAAGTACCCCGGCGCCCGAAGGGGCTGCGCCCCCTGCGGCGGAGGCCCCGACACCAACGCCTGCAGAAGACCAAACCCCTCCGCATGCAGAGCCCACTGCGCCCATGCAGTCGCCTGCCCCAATGACGGAAAGTGCCCCCCAGACGGAACCAGCCGAAAAACCGACGACGCCCGAAGCCCCGGTCGCGGATGCGTCCCCGCAGCCGCAAGAAGCGACCCAAACAGCGCCGGCAGAGGTGCCCGCCACCCAGGAAGCAGCGTCTGCCCAGCCAGAAGCGCCCGCTGCGGCGCTTTCCGTGGCCGACGCCCTGCAACTCCATCTTTCAGGCCAGGCGGTGTTTCTCGATGCCCGCGACCCAGACACCTATGCCCAGGGACACATCCCAGGGGCGCTGTGCGTGCCGCCTACGGAGCTCGACCGCCTCTGGCCGCACATCGCCCCGCATATCGAAGGCAAGACGGTGGTGACGTACTGCGACGGCGAGCGCTGTCCGCTCTCGGAGGAACTGGCCGCGGCCCTGCGGGCGCGCGGGGTGTCCACCGTCCTCGTCTTCGTCAATGGCTGGAGCCTGTGGCAGGGTGAGCACCTGCCCACGACCACTGGTCTCAATCCCTAAGGAGCCCCCATGTCCGCCCTGTCCGCCTACCGCTATCTTCGCTATTTCCTGGCCGTGGTGCTCATTGCCGCGGTGCCGCACAAACTGCTCGACCCCGCAGGCTTTGCCCTGGCCATTGCCCGCTACGACCTCGTGCCCACCGCCATGGTCAATGCTCTGGCCTTGGTGCTCCCCTGGGTCGAGGTCATTTTGGCGGTGCTTTTGGTGTGTGATGTCCTCATGGGCCCGGCC
It encodes the following:
- a CDS encoding UTP--glucose-1-phosphate uridylyltransferase, yielding MSNTLSCVTLADQELTRLFRPFALKMEEQGMPAIVINTFKCYFNQFLYGAQGKLSDREILPVEDRELPDYEQLEEYKEDGEKALRHTVVIKLNGGLGTSMGLEGPKSLIPVKDGCTFLDLILMQAQKVRQRYGVEFPQVFMNSFRTHTETMLAIQGFSNGSTGIPLAFLQHRFPKILAQDLTPAKWPKDPELEWNPPGHGDIYTALVTSGMLDALLENDYYYAFISNADNLGAIMNRRLLGYMVRHNLPFLMEVARRTEQDKKGGHLCRLLKTNRLALREVAQCPDCEMDSFSDIEKFRFFNTNSIWVDLRVLQSVFVSHRLMPLDLIINPKTLDPRDPQSPAVFQLETAMGSAISSFYNAQAVVVPRKRFAPVKTTADLLLVMSDLFLRTEHDTIVPNPKRTTPMPTIRLDEKFYKKIDMFLQRFPSGAPSLMECDSLRVEGDVTFEADIRLSGHVHIVNATALPQRIPAGTHLTGEVHL
- a CDS encoding response regulator encodes the protein MKRILVVDDDPLFRTAISHWLTESGYTALEAADAASALQCFTDQRPHAVLLDLILGEDDALPLLRTMRDLRPHVPILVVSAKDHAQYATQAFKSGAWEYIIKPVASLEILAQTIHSCLEQSRLQERMRATQARLHTLVHNLPIILFSFTKSLDFTFLTPKTEHVLGYSVAELQNYPLKFLHLIHKEDRKTFLSNIAHIFDGTHFESKMDFRFTHKQGYPLVLQVHFIASRHASEPQRVEGILLDITHHTYLDRMFLSNERQMALHTLAQELAHEVRNPLVALGGLARILEERYPADAECALLRQECHRLDTIWERLEPLLDPPPAAMETISIASAVTFLFRILSHHLERMGIRWEIREEAAPVVQASVELTHRALLSVIQYAQDTLASGGHILVRILGDGQSAGVDLVLSDAPLAHVGHQHLEVCRRLMARQNGRMEVHASAPTLTVRLRLPCVHPGLVSADTFP
- a CDS encoding rhodanese-like domain-containing protein, yielding MRSSSRTALSILAIVAAATLLALCFNQWRPTPLAWVRTEAFVPAPAPAPAQPSIHEAPSTPAPEGAAPPAAEAPTPTPAEDQTPPHAEPTAPMQSPAPMTESAPQTEPAEKPTTPEAPVADASPQPQEATQTAPAEVPATQEAASAQPEAPAAALSVADALQLHLSGQAVFLDARDPDTYAQGHIPGALCVPPTELDRLWPHIAPHIEGKTVVTYCDGERCPLSEELAAALRARGVSTVLVFVNGWSLWQGEHLPTTTGLNP
- a CDS encoding sigma 54-interacting transcriptional regulator codes for the protein MNAFDSLHAFTILHALLRDLDPLGPLQTSLETLLQRTAQAMGYRRMGVAIFDPKTNTISFDLFYGHHGQAKAVYTPGQGVTGQVVQTGQPIVVENMASDPRFLNKALGRPKEELHELAFVCVPIHRTTTQGTPEVLGVLSADIPRQERRSLDGHQAFLEVLAAVIARQTAYLQEAMAQKELWASMGFLGEASERAKALSQSKIVATSKAMSFVMGQVLQVAPSKAAVLLRGESGTGKELIAEAIHNASPRRDRPLVRLNCAALPSDLLESELFGHERGAFTGAVSAKKGRFELAHTGTLFLDEIGELSPEAQAKLLRALQEGEVQRVGSEKPITVDVRIICATHQPLEQLIKTGKFREDLYYRINVFPIFIPPLRERREDILPLAEYFLQWFCTEYGKTIKRISMPAIDLLTQYAWPGNVRELRNCMERATLICNEEAIRTYHLPPTLQTAESSATDIQLSFGEAVAKFEQELLIEALQRCRGNMLQVARDLRTSYRIIHYKIKKYNIDPKKYAKRQRGHPSSSSS